A region from the Methanolacinia paynteri genome encodes:
- a CDS encoding GNAT family N-acetyltransferase, giving the protein MSKMKDTNIEISIIKDWDISEIVDLYREGGWWKEEWNPDEIKPLIGGSFLFAVAVNEKNRAVGMGRVISDGSSDGYVQDLVVHSDYRGTGVGSRILKTLVAESRKRGLSWIGLIAEPGTSKFYEKEGFSIMDDHIPMVLRFYDD; this is encoded by the coding sequence ATGAGTAAAATGAAAGATACGAATATTGAGATCTCAATTATAAAGGACTGGGATATCAGTGAGATCGTTGATCTCTACAGAGAGGGGGGATGGTGGAAGGAAGAATGGAATCCCGATGAGATCAAACCGCTGATAGGCGGAAGCTTCCTGTTTGCAGTAGCCGTCAACGAAAAGAACAGGGCAGTAGGTATGGGGAGAGTGATCTCGGACGGTTCATCGGACGGATATGTTCAGGATCTTGTGGTCCATTCGGATTACAGGGGTACTGGTGTCGGCAGTCGCATTTTAAAGACCCTGGTCGCTGAATCCAGAAAACGCGGCCTAAGCTGGATAGGCCTTATTGCTGAACCCGGAACCTCAAAATTTTATGAAAAGGAAGGATTTTCAATAATGGACGATCATATTCCAATGGTTCTAAGGTTCTATGATGATTGA
- a CDS encoding DUF1890 domain-containing protein: MMSSEDGKKALLVMGCPQVPVQTPAVLYIAYQLKEEGYEPVVAGTPAADMIIKYSDPGRYYIEQVKNIDSEVAKIADEGENYDLCFVFIHNDSGVAYAATMNEILECEVIPVVFGKEFDNLANLIDFSSRIISAEAVHNPKPLINEIDRVMKWAV, from the coding sequence ATGATGAGTAGTGAAGATGGAAAAAAAGCTCTTCTTGTTATGGGATGTCCGCAGGTCCCCGTTCAGACTCCTGCTGTACTATATATTGCATATCAGCTGAAAGAGGAGGGCTATGAACCTGTTGTCGCAGGAACGCCGGCAGCAGATATGATCATAAAATATTCAGATCCCGGCCGTTATTATATCGAACAGGTGAAGAATATCGATTCCGAGGTCGCCAAAATTGCCGATGAAGGAGAGAATTACGATCTCTGTTTTGTGTTCATCCACAACGATTCGGGAGTTGCATATGCAGCGACGATGAACGAAATTCTTGAATGCGAAGTTATTCCTGTAGTATTTGGAAAAGAATTCGATAATCTGGCGAACTTGATAGACTTTTCTTCAAGAATCATCTCGGCCGAGGCCGTTCATAATCCAAAACCGCTTATTAACGAGATAGACAGGGTGATGAAATGGGCTGTATAG
- a CDS encoding DUF1894 domain-containing protein encodes MGCIEKMPYEVLLRNASFAECREYQKKHYSELHEVKPGHKIFDVHIIGIPPVYIAIDGEDLIFPFTKPCHGTFLLKVKSPEEAAKFRKN; translated from the coding sequence ATGGGCTGTATAGAAAAGATGCCATATGAGGTCCTGCTCAGGAATGCAAGTTTTGCCGAGTGCCGCGAGTACCAGAAGAAGCATTATTCCGAGCTTCATGAGGTAAAGCCGGGCCACAAGATATTTGATGTCCATATAATCGGAATCCCTCCCGTATATATTGCCATTGACGGAGAGGATCTTATATTCCCGTTTACAAAACCGTGCCACGGGACATTCCTCCTTAAGGTGAAAAGTCCCGAAGAAGCTGCAAAGTTTAGAAAGAATTAG